A genomic window from Salvelinus namaycush isolate Seneca chromosome 21, SaNama_1.0, whole genome shotgun sequence includes:
- the LOC120066133 gene encoding dihydrolipoyl dehydrogenase, mitochondrial-like codes for MQSWNQVYRTLATRSHQLPNRLQGATVLSVRTYADKAQIDADVTVVGSGPGGYVAAIKAAQLGFKTVCVEKNPTLGGTCLNVGCIPSKALLNNSYLYHQAHGKDFESRGIEISGITLNLEKMMSQKSGAVKALTGGIAHLFKQNKVTHVNGYGRITGKNQVTATAEDGSEQVINSNNILIATGSEVTPFPGIEVDEDTVVSSTGALDLKKVPEQLIVIGAGVIGVELGSVWQRLGSNVTAVEFLGHVGGMGIDMEISKNFQRILQKQGIKFKLGTKVMGAIKRPDGKIDVAVEAAAGGKNETLTCDVLLVCIGRRPFTRNLGLENVGLELDNRGRIPVNNRFQTKVPSIYAIGDVIAGPMLAHKAEDEGIICVEGMAGGGVHIDYNCVPSVVYTHPEVAWVGKTEEQLKEEGIPYKVGKFPFAANSRAKTNADTDGLVKILGHKETDRILGAHILGCGAGEIINEATLAMEYGASCEDVARVCHAHPTVSEAFREANLAASFGKAINF; via the exons ATGCAGAGCTGGAATCAAGTATATCGCACTCTGGCAACG CGGAGCCACCAACTCCCGAATAGGCTCCAGGGTGCAACTGTTCTCTCCGTCCGAACATACGCTGACAAAGCACAGA TTGATGCTGACGTCACAGTGGTGGGCTCTGGTCCTGGTGGATATGTTGCTGCAATCAAAGCAGCGCAGCTTGGTTTCAAG ACGGTGTGTGTGGAAAAGAATCCCACCCTAGGCGGGACTTGTTTGAATGTCGGCTGCATCCCCTCAAAG GCCTTGCTGAACAACTCATATCTGTACCACCAGGCCCATGGCAAAGACTTTGAAAGCAGGGGCATTGAAA tcTCAGGGATTACATTGAACCTGGAGAAGATGATGTCACAGAAGAGCGGGGCGGTCAAAGCACTGACAGGAGGCATTGCACATTTATTCAAACAGAACAAG GTGACGCACGTGAACGGCTATGGGAGGATTACAGGCAAGAACCAGGTGACGGCCACGGCCGAGGACGGCAGCGAGCAGGTCATTAACAGCAATAATATCCTCATAGCCACCGGCTCCGAGGTCACGCCCTTCCCCGGGATTGAG GTTGATGAGGACACCGTGGTGTCCTCCACGGGAGCCCTGGATCTGAAGAAGGTCCCTGAGCAGCTCATCGTCATCGGTGCCGGAGTCATCGGGGTGGAGCTG GGGTCAGTGTGGCAGCGTCTGGGCTCCAATGTGACAGCGGTGGAGTTCCTGGGCCACGTGGGCGGCATGGGCATCGACATGGAGATCTCCAAGAACTTCCAGCGCATCCTGCAGAAGCAGGGTATTAAGTTCAAACTGGGCACTAAGGTCATGGGTGCAATCAAGAGGCCCGACGGGAAGATCGATGTGGC TGTGGAGGCGGCTGCCGGCGGGAAGAATGAGACTCTGACGTGTGACGTGCTGCTGGTGTGTATCGGCAGACGGCCCTTCACCAGGAACCTGGGCCTGGAGAACGTGGGCCTGGAGCTGGACAACAGGGGACGCATCCCTGTCAACAACCGCTTCCAGACCAAAGTACCCAG TATCTATGCCATTGGTGATGTGATTGCCGGGCCCATGCTGGCACACAAGGCGGAGGACGAGGGCATCATCTGCGTGGAGGGCATGGCTGGGGGCGGCGTGCACATCGACTACAACTGTGTCCCGTCTGTTGTCTACACACACCCCGAGGTGGCATGGGTGGGAAAGACAGAGGAGCAGCTCAAAGAGGAG GGCATCCCATACAAGGTGGGCAAGTTCCCGTTTGCCGCCAACAGTCGAGCCAAGACCAATGCAGACACTGATGGCCTGGTGAAGATCCTCGGCCACAAGGAGACAGACCGGATATTGGGCGCTCACATCCTGGGCTGT GGGGCAGGAGAGATTATCAACGAGGCGACGCTCGCCATGGAGTACGGCGCGTCCTGCGAGGACGTCGCCAGAGTTTGCCACGCCCATCCC aCTGTGTCCGAGGCCTTCAGAGAAGCAAACCTCGCAGCCTCTTTCGGGAAAGCTATCAACTTTTAA